In Labrys monachus, the genomic stretch GGCGTATACGCTGCCAGACGCCATCTGCGAGCCTGCGCTGCCGCAGCACCGCTCATCATGACCGGGCTGCTTTTGCGGCGTTTCGCCGGCGCCGTCGTGGTCCTCGCTTTGGTCGTCGTCGGGGCCTTCTTCCTGCTCGAGGCGGCGCCGGGCGATGCGATCGACGCCTATGTCGCCGGCATCGGGGGCGCGGATGCCGGGCGGATCGCGCAACTGCGCACCGAATGGGGCCTCGACCGCGGCCCCGTGCCGCGCCTGGGGGCCTATGCGGTGGCATTGCTGCACGGGGATCTCGGCTGGTCGACCGGATTCCAGCGGCCGGTGCGCGACCTGCTGCTCGAGCGGCTGCCCGTCACCTTCGCGATGATGGGATCGGCGCTGGCGATGGCCTTGCTGCTCGGCGTCGTGCTCGGTTTCGCCGCAGGGGCACGGCCGGATGTCTGGCTCGACCGCATCCTGTCCGTCGGCTCGCTGGCGCTCTATGCCATGCCCGGCTTCTGGCTGAGCCTCGTCCTCATCGCCGTCTTTTCCGTCTCCTTGCGCTGGCTGCCGGCGAGCGGCTTCGAGACCATCGCCTCGGACAAGACGGGCCTGGCGCGGGGCCTCGACATCGCCCGCCATCTCGTCCTGCCGGTCTCCTCGCTCGGCCTCGTCTACATGACGCTGTTCCTGCGCCTGCTGCGCGACGGCATGGAGGAGATCTGGAGCGCCGATTTCATCCGCGCCGCCCGGGCGCGCGGCATTTCGGGCCTCCGCCTTTCGCTGCGCCATGTCGCGTGCAACGCCCTCGCGCCGGTGATCACCATGCTGGGCCTGCAGTCGGCCTCGCTGCTCGGCGGCAGCGTGGTGATCGAGAGCGTCTTCGCCATCCCGGGCTTCGGCCGCCTCGCGGCGGAGGCCGTCGCCAGGCGGGACACGCCGCTGCTGCTGGGGGTCGTCCTGTGCAGCGCGGTCGTCGTCCTGGCGATGAACCTGCTGGCCGATGCCGCGCAGGCCTGGCTCGACCCCCGCATCGGGACAGCGGGAGGGAGCCAATGAGGATCCTGGCGGAACTTGTCCGCAGCGGCGAGGGGCGGGCGGGTACGATCGTCCTGGCGCTCTTCGTCCTGCTCGCCGCGACCGCGCCCTGGCTCTTCCCCGGCGATCCGCTCGCCATCAATGCGCGGCCCCTCATCCTGCCCTTCACCGACATCGGCCATGTGCTGGGCACCGATCGCCTCGGCCGCGACCTCCTGGCCGAACTCGCCTGGGGGGCCCGCACCACGCTCCTGGTCGCGCTGTCGTCCGCGCTGGCGGCGCTCGTCGCCGGCACCGCCGTCGGCACCGTCGCCGGCTTTCTCGGCGGCTGGACCGACGACGTGCTGATGCGGGTCAGCGATGCCTTCCAGACCGTGCCGGCCTTCCTGCTCGCCCTGGCGTTGGTGAGCGTCGCCGGGCCGACCCTTCCGGCCATCGTCCTGTCGATCGCGGCCGGCGCGTGGCCGCAGCCGGCCCGCATCGCCCGGGCGCAGATCCGCTCCCTGCGCGAACGCGATTTCGTCGCCGCCGCACGGGTCGTCGGCATGCATCCGGTCGCCATCGCCTTCCGCGAGGTGCTGCCGAATGCGCTGACGCCGGTGATCTCGCTCGCGGCCATCATCGCCGCTGCGGCGGTGCTGATCGAGGCGTCCCTGTCCTTTCTCGGCTTCGGCGATCCCAACCATGCGAGCTGGGGCGCCATGGTAGCCGAGGGCCGGGCGATGCTGCGCAGCGCCCCCTCGCTGTCGCTGGTGCCGGGGCTCGCCCTCGTCCTGGTCGTG encodes the following:
- a CDS encoding ABC transporter permease encodes the protein MTGLLLRRFAGAVVVLALVVVGAFFLLEAAPGDAIDAYVAGIGGADAGRIAQLRTEWGLDRGPVPRLGAYAVALLHGDLGWSTGFQRPVRDLLLERLPVTFAMMGSALAMALLLGVVLGFAAGARPDVWLDRILSVGSLALYAMPGFWLSLVLIAVFSVSLRWLPASGFETIASDKTGLARGLDIARHLVLPVSSLGLVYMTLFLRLLRDGMEEIWSADFIRAARARGISGLRLSLRHVACNALAPVITMLGLQSASLLGGSVVIESVFAIPGFGRLAAEAVARRDTPLLLGVVLCSAVVVLAMNLLADAAQAWLDPRIGTAGGSQ
- a CDS encoding ABC transporter permease, whose translation is MRILAELVRSGEGRAGTIVLALFVLLAATAPWLFPGDPLAINARPLILPFTDIGHVLGTDRLGRDLLAELAWGARTTLLVALSSALAALVAGTAVGTVAGFLGGWTDDVLMRVSDAFQTVPAFLLALALVSVAGPTLPAIVLSIAAGAWPQPARIARAQIRSLRERDFVAAARVVGMHPVAIAFREVLPNALTPVISLAAIIAAAAVLIEASLSFLGFGDPNHASWGAMVAEGRAMLRSAPSLSLVPGLALVLVVLAIHLLGRGYARALRVREPVA